One genomic window of Hymenobacter sp. J193 includes the following:
- a CDS encoding (2Fe-2S)-binding protein: MPTLTVQNLPGATVEVPAGATLLAAVQAAGYDWMHACGAKGRCTTCRIALTAGAEFLTPPTAPELRYQAAGRLLPQERLMCQTRLETGNVSGRVPRATMLPHQQYLE; encoded by the coding sequence ATGCCCACACTGACGGTGCAGAACCTGCCCGGTGCTACGGTGGAAGTGCCTGCCGGCGCTACGCTACTGGCCGCCGTGCAGGCCGCTGGCTACGACTGGATGCACGCCTGCGGCGCCAAAGGCCGCTGCACCACCTGCCGCATAGCCCTGACGGCGGGGGCGGAGTTCCTAACGCCACCCACCGCGCCGGAGTTGCGCTACCAGGCTGCCGGCCGCCTGCTGCCTCAGGAGCGCCTCATGTGCCAGACCCGACTGGAAACCGGGAACGTCAGCGGCCGGGTGCCCCGGGCCACGATGCTGCCTCACCAGCAGTACCTGGAGTAG